A region of Vibrio chagasii DNA encodes the following proteins:
- the murE gene encoding UDP-N-acetylmuramoyl-L-alanyl-D-glutamate--2,6-diaminopimelate ligase, with product MSNSLTLSSLLSPWGDFSAPELASIAVEQLELDSRAIKDGDIFVAIVGHAVDGRRFIDKAVAQGAKAVIAQASDDKVHGLVEWLNEVPVIYVSELNSILSELAGHVYSSQATKLIGVTGTNGKTTITQLIAQWLDLVGQRSAVMGTTGNGFLDNLKTAANTTGSAIEIQRTLSELAEENAVYTAMEISSHGLVQGRVKALDFEVGVFTNLSRDHLDYHGTMEEYALAKKSLFTQHKCKHAVINVDDEVGKAWMADLSNAVAVSLLPLSGYQQSVWASDVGYAETGIKLAFDGSWGQGQLSVPLIGQFNASNVLVAFATLLSLGIDKQTLIDTAPQLQPVIGRMELFQVPNKAKVVVDYAHTPDALEKALAALRVHCSGKLWAIFGCGGDRDTGKRPMMAVTAEQFADNIIISDDNPRSEDPALIVKDMLAGLSEPDAAFVEHDRFQAVKFALEQAGNNDIILLAGKGHEDYQVLKDKTIHYSDRESALQLLGIS from the coding sequence ATGAGTAATAGCCTCACGCTGTCATCTTTACTTTCTCCTTGGGGAGATTTTAGTGCTCCCGAGTTAGCGTCGATTGCGGTTGAGCAATTGGAGCTCGACAGTCGTGCCATCAAGGACGGTGATATTTTTGTTGCCATTGTAGGGCACGCAGTCGATGGTCGTCGTTTTATCGATAAAGCCGTTGCTCAGGGCGCAAAGGCGGTTATTGCACAAGCTAGCGATGACAAAGTGCATGGTTTGGTTGAATGGTTAAATGAAGTGCCGGTGATTTATGTATCAGAGCTAAATTCAATTCTCTCTGAACTGGCGGGTCATGTTTACTCTTCTCAAGCAACCAAGCTTATTGGCGTTACTGGCACCAATGGCAAAACCACCATCACTCAATTGATTGCTCAGTGGCTAGACCTAGTGGGTCAACGCTCTGCGGTAATGGGCACCACGGGTAACGGTTTTCTAGACAACCTTAAAACGGCGGCTAATACGACTGGTAGTGCGATTGAAATACAACGCACACTGAGTGAGTTGGCTGAAGAAAATGCCGTTTATACCGCGATGGAAATCTCGTCCCATGGTTTGGTTCAAGGCCGAGTCAAGGCGTTGGACTTTGAGGTTGGTGTATTTACCAACCTGAGCCGTGACCACTTGGATTACCACGGTACGATGGAAGAGTACGCACTGGCTAAGAAGAGCTTGTTTACTCAGCATAAGTGTAAGCACGCTGTGATTAATGTGGACGATGAAGTCGGTAAAGCTTGGATGGCAGATCTGTCCAATGCAGTAGCCGTATCATTGCTTCCGTTATCGGGTTACCAGCAGTCAGTATGGGCATCGGATGTTGGTTATGCAGAGACAGGTATCAAACTCGCTTTTGATGGCAGTTGGGGACAGGGACAACTGTCTGTTCCTTTAATTGGCCAGTTCAACGCATCAAATGTATTGGTTGCTTTCGCGACATTACTTTCACTAGGCATCGACAAGCAAACTTTGATCGACACAGCACCTCAATTGCAACCGGTTATTGGTCGCATGGAATTGTTCCAAGTACCAAACAAAGCAAAAGTAGTGGTCGATTACGCGCATACACCAGACGCACTAGAGAAAGCATTAGCAGCACTGCGAGTTCACTGCTCTGGAAAGCTATGGGCAATCTTTGGCTGCGGTGGTGATCGAGATACCGGCAAGCGCCCTATGATGGCGGTGACCGCGGAGCAGTTCGCCGACAACATTATTATTTCAGATGACAACCCTCGCAGCGAAGATCCGGCATTGATTGTTAAAGACATGCTGGCCGGCTTAAGTGAGCCTGATGCCGCCTTTGTTGAACACGATCGTTTTCAGGCGGTTAAGTTTGCTTTAGAGCAGGCGGGTAATAACGACATTATTCTTCTGGCAGGTAAAGGCCATGAGGATTACCAAGTATTGAAAGACAAAACGATACACTATTCGGATCGAGAGTCTGCGCTACAACTTTTAGGTATTTCATAA
- a CDS encoding peptidoglycan glycosyltransferase FtsI (penicillin-binding protein 3; transpeptidase involved in septal peptidoglycan synthesis) — translation MTGKKEKAPAKAVKKPTKERVKSEKDSDPILIKWRFNVVIAFVLVAFSVLVGRVAYIQVIEPDNLIRQGDLRSVRVKAIPSARGIISDRNGEPLAVSVPVEAVWADPKTIFDKNGMAQIDRWYALADVLGLDRQSMINKISSDKSRRFIYLQRQVSPAMAKYIRDLKLVGIGLKAESRRYYPAGEVSAHLIGVTGIDGHGLEGVERSYDKWLTGEAGKRTIRKDRYGRVVENIALEEREEGKPLELTIDQRLQAIAYRAIKQAVADHKATSGSAILLDVKTGAVLAMVNAPSYNPNNRADLQSFKMRNRVITDAFEPGSTVKPFVVLAALENGTADADTVIDTGNGIMQIGGSRVRDTSKVGKADLALILKKSSNIGVAKLALDMPLEALLGMYSSVGLGEMSGLNLVGETAGIFPNRRRWSKFEIATLSFGYGLAITPLQLAHAYATLANHGVYEPIHIVKSNDQDFSKQIIKRENAELVLNMLEGVTQKGGTATRAAVPGYRVAAKTGTSRKAISGGYGDEYFAYTAGVAPVSDPRVSLVVMINEPQGDLYYGGSVAAPVFSEIMKGALQILNVPADENKFQE, via the coding sequence ATGACCGGAAAAAAGGAAAAAGCACCCGCGAAAGCCGTTAAGAAACCAACGAAAGAGCGAGTGAAGAGCGAAAAGGACTCGGATCCAATTCTGATTAAATGGCGTTTCAACGTCGTTATTGCTTTTGTGTTGGTTGCCTTTTCTGTACTAGTCGGTCGTGTGGCTTACATCCAAGTCATTGAACCAGATAACTTAATTCGTCAGGGCGACCTTCGTTCTGTACGTGTTAAGGCTATTCCTTCTGCCCGCGGTATCATTTCAGACCGTAATGGCGAACCACTTGCTGTTAGTGTGCCTGTTGAAGCGGTATGGGCTGACCCGAAAACCATCTTCGATAAAAATGGTATGGCCCAAATTGATCGTTGGTATGCACTAGCTGATGTACTCGGTTTAGATCGACAATCGATGATCAACAAGATCTCCAGCGACAAATCCCGTCGTTTTATCTACCTACAAAGACAAGTTAGCCCAGCAATGGCGAAATATATCCGCGACTTAAAGCTGGTGGGTATTGGTCTTAAAGCAGAATCTCGTCGTTATTACCCAGCCGGTGAAGTCAGCGCGCATCTTATTGGTGTGACCGGAATTGACGGACACGGCCTAGAAGGTGTCGAGCGCAGCTACGATAAGTGGCTAACGGGTGAAGCAGGTAAACGTACAATCCGTAAAGACCGTTACGGGCGAGTCGTTGAAAACATTGCACTAGAAGAGCGTGAAGAGGGGAAACCACTCGAATTAACCATCGATCAGCGCTTACAAGCCATCGCTTATCGAGCGATTAAACAGGCGGTAGCCGATCACAAGGCGACGTCTGGCTCTGCTATCTTATTAGACGTAAAAACGGGGGCGGTTTTGGCCATGGTCAACGCGCCGTCTTACAACCCAAACAATCGTGCTGATTTACAAAGCTTTAAGATGCGTAACCGCGTGATTACTGATGCTTTTGAACCAGGTTCGACGGTTAAGCCTTTTGTCGTGCTAGCCGCTCTCGAAAATGGTACCGCGGATGCTGATACTGTAATTGATACGGGCAACGGCATCATGCAAATCGGCGGTAGCCGTGTACGTGATACTTCTAAAGTTGGCAAGGCAGACTTAGCGTTAATCCTTAAGAAGTCGAGTAACATCGGTGTGGCGAAATTAGCACTGGATATGCCGCTGGAAGCGCTATTGGGTATGTACAGTTCAGTAGGCCTAGGTGAGATGTCTGGGCTGAACCTAGTAGGTGAAACTGCCGGTATTTTCCCTAACCGTCGACGCTGGTCTAAGTTTGAAATTGCGACCTTATCCTTTGGTTATGGCCTAGCGATTACTCCACTTCAATTGGCTCATGCCTATGCGACGTTAGCGAATCACGGTGTTTACGAACCTATTCATATCGTTAAAAGCAACGACCAAGATTTCTCAAAACAGATCATCAAGCGCGAAAATGCTGAGTTGGTTTTGAACATGCTAGAAGGCGTAACCCAAAAGGGTGGTACAGCGACAAGAGCTGCCGTGCCGGGTTACCGAGTAGCAGCAAAAACAGGTACATCTAGAAAAGCGATTTCCGGTGGTTATGGAGACGAGTACTTCGCCTATACCGCTGGTGTTGCTCCGGTGAGTGATCCAAGAGTCTCTTTGGTTGTGATGATCAATGAACCTCAAGGTGACCTCTACTATGGTGGCTCGGTCGCAGCCCCTGTTTTTTCCGAAATCATGAAGGGCGCACTGCAAATTCTGAATGTCCCTGCTGATGAAAACAAGTTTCAAGAATAG
- the ftsL gene encoding cell division protein FtsL: protein MKTSKPNLAKIIFFDLISVGKLPLVLLICIFASAMGVVLTTHMSRQAITQKDMALSEREQLDNEWRNLMLEETALAEHSRVQASAKRELDMKRPDSDKEVVITLK, encoded by the coding sequence ATGAAGACCTCCAAGCCGAACTTAGCCAAGATAATATTTTTTGATTTGATCTCCGTGGGTAAACTCCCATTGGTGTTGCTTATCTGTATCTTCGCGAGCGCGATGGGGGTCGTTCTCACGACACACATGTCACGTCAGGCAATCACGCAAAAAGACATGGCATTGAGTGAGCGTGAGCAGCTTGATAATGAATGGCGAAATTTAATGCTTGAAGAGACGGCTCTGGCTGAACACAGTCGCGTTCAAGCATCGGCAAAACGAGAGCTAGACATGAAACGTCCAGACTCCGACAAAGAAGTTGTGATCACACTGAAATGA
- the rsmH gene encoding 16S rRNA (cytosine(1402)-N(4))-methyltransferase RsmH translates to MTEAFKHISVLLNESIDGLAIKPDGTYIDGTFGRGGHSRTILSKLGENGRLFSIDRDPQAIAEAQKIDDPRFTIIHGPFSGMAEYAERYDLVGKVDGVLLDLGVSSPQLDDAERGFSFMKDGPLDMRMDPTSGIPVSQWLLEADLDDITWVIREFGEDKHARRIAKGIIAYQENEENEPLTRTGQLAKLISDVAPKSFKEKKHPATRAFQAFRIYINSELEEIDTALKGAASILAPEGRLSVISFHSLEDRMVKRFIRKESQGPQVPHGLPLTEEQIKALGSAVLKPVGKAIKPSKGEVDENTRSRSSVLRIAEKL, encoded by the coding sequence ATGACAGAAGCATTCAAACATATTTCAGTATTGCTTAACGAATCTATTGACGGACTTGCGATCAAACCTGACGGTACCTACATCGATGGTACTTTTGGCCGTGGTGGTCACAGCCGTACAATCCTGTCTAAACTGGGCGAGAATGGACGACTATTTAGTATCGACCGCGATCCACAAGCGATTGCAGAAGCACAAAAAATTGATGACCCTCGCTTTACTATCATCCACGGCCCATTCTCAGGTATGGCTGAATACGCAGAGCGTTATGATTTAGTGGGTAAAGTTGACGGTGTTCTGCTGGATTTAGGCGTTTCTTCTCCGCAACTTGATGACGCTGAACGTGGCTTCAGTTTCATGAAAGATGGCCCACTAGATATGCGTATGGACCCAACTTCGGGCATCCCTGTATCTCAGTGGCTACTAGAAGCGGATCTTGATGATATCACTTGGGTGATTCGTGAGTTTGGTGAAGACAAGCACGCTCGTCGTATCGCAAAAGGCATCATCGCTTATCAAGAAAACGAAGAGAATGAGCCATTAACTCGTACTGGTCAGTTGGCTAAGCTTATCTCTGATGTCGCACCAAAAAGCTTCAAAGAGAAAAAGCACCCAGCAACACGTGCTTTCCAAGCATTCCGTATCTACATTAACAGTGAATTGGAAGAGATCGATACGGCACTAAAAGGCGCAGCAAGCATTCTTGCCCCAGAGGGTCGCCTGTCTGTTATTAGCTTCCACTCACTTGAAGACCGTATGGTGAAGCGCTTTATTCGTAAAGAGAGCCAAGGCCCACAAGTGCCTCACGGTCTCCCTTTAACGGAAGAGCAGATCAAAGCACTAGGCAGTGCTGTTCTTAAGCCGGTAGGCAAAGCGATAAAACCATCGAAAGGCGAAGTGGATGAGAACACTCGTTCACGTAGCTCAGTATTACGAATCGCAGAAAAGCTATAG